In Bactrocera neohumeralis isolate Rockhampton chromosome 5, APGP_CSIRO_Bneo_wtdbg2-racon-allhic-juicebox.fasta_v2, whole genome shotgun sequence, the genomic window AGCTTGCGGATTGAATTCTCTTTGTCTATGCATACATATTCTCATACACTAGCGGGCACAGAAAAGGCAGtgacttaaattttatataaattaaagtaTGAAATTtgtgacttaaaaaatttttcatagtaGTAtagttgtaatttatttttttctcattaattttacacacatataaCTTATTTGCTACCATTCAGCCATTGAAAGTCTCGATACACCAACCAATTCATCCACGAATGTTTTGCTTTCTGTTCATATGTCAGGTGTCAGTAATAAAGTTTAAACCAATAGAATACGGCGCTACTTAGCTTTGACGATATTTCATGTATTGCCGCCGTATCTGTGAAAAGAAATAGATTTATGTTGGCGACACTAGCTAATTGCAATTCCTCCGCCATACACTTGCCACATTCTACACTAAGTAACTGTCTCTATAAAAATATGTctctataaaaatatgtatgtgtgttttaaattttataaatttgacagtTGTCGCTTTCCCCTTTATGTTTCTTGCACTTCTCTTCTTACAATACTTTCGAACTGAGCTCAGCTCTTGTGTTGACAGCCGCATTGTTTATGTTTGTAAGTTTGTTcgtgtattaaattttttattgttaaaaaggCATAAATTCTACATGCAATAATCGTAATTTGCATTGACAACTGCTCGATTGCGCTGGAATGTGTCAAATTGATTATTGCTCCGATGAGGTAGGCGCGTAGCGCTCCTGTCAACAACAAATGTCACAATTCGCAATTCTATTACAATAACAATGTTGACAACAATAACTGTGTGTAGTTTGAACActaaaagtaataataagaGAAATTATAACCCGGATAGGGTATATAAAGTTATGAAGCAAATGTCGGACATTCTGTAaagtattgggtagtcgaaaaagtcttttcgcatttctaatcaaacttcaacttattttttttttttatatttataatgaacattAATAAACCAAAccagtaattttcacaggcttctcttgaagacaactttactccattgagGGAGTTGTGCAACGTCAGGGgcatatggtggatgcatcaaatcttcccagccaagctctccctgTTTTTTCCTGTTGTCCCGATGGAAGACGAACCCCTTTCAGGTGATCAGTTTtggtcgtttttttcgattgcttgcttcaatctcatcagttcttgacagtaaaatgtagaatcaatcttTCGACCAGGCTAGAGCAGCTCATAGtcaatgattcctttccaatctcaccaagcactcagcataacctttcgaggcgtcaatcctagCTTTGCCACCATTTTTTGAACCTCACCAGGTTTAAGCCATTTGATCCactttcgtctcctgttaccattcgcttcagaaatggttcgaattcatttcgtttcagcaaagaatcgcagatgttaattcggtccattaaatttttcacagacaattcatgtggtacccaaacatcgagcttctttttgtagccagccttatttagtcaatcttttccataatttcatcgactttctcaacgataggtcgaccagagcgagttgcatctttcacatcgaaaatctaggaacggaagcgagcgaaccattgttgtgctacacgaactgatacagcatcgtctccgtaaacttcacaaatttcattggtggcttgcgtcgcattcttcccttttttataaaaaaatttcaaaatatagcgaatttcttcattattttcactcccCGAAAAcacctaatttaattttttatggttAAATAAAGCTTAGAACCTCATCTTTTCACCATATGGTATgtcacaatgtgattggtagcactgcaacgacatctatatggcaaaatacgaaaagacgtaagtatacatatacttttataaATGAGTCGACTtcgccatgtccgtctgtctgtatagttcttgagatatcgttctgaaattttgattGCGATCATTTCTCAAaaaactgtcatacaaactgatcgatgaaaatcaaatttccttaagcaaaacttatttatttgacaaattatcttgacgaaatttggcatagattattgtcaaGGCAAccctacaatctccgaacaaatcgATTCTAATCGATCAAAACCCAAATACTTATTTAGTAACCTATCGTTGCCCTCAGCATCTCTTGGTATAAAAACCGTTACGTTATCCGTATACGAACTCCCGAAAAGAACAATTTATactaactaaaaaatatactaattcAATTTGGAAGTTATCGAAGATCATtgtacttctttttctttactgccGTAGACACGGtgatagccgagttaacaacagcgcaccagtcgtttattcttttcgcaatgtggcgccaattagagattctAAACAAAGCCAGgtgcttctccacctggtctttccaatgaaGTGGAGATcagagtcatgtgtagaagtttaagtaagtgaggaaagttctctgattgccattcacttgagagtggccagaaacgattcttttatatatggctcaatAAGCTCACGTCTTCCGGTCTTAGAGCAAGTATCTTCTCGGTAGCACAAAAACATCCATTTGtaggcgagctaaaatgagaaggaTTGTGAGCTGAGCttgggactcgccacgtaaaaaacgcccccaatgaaaactaaacagcagcctcggaagagaattcccctttttatgacgaccatggcaaagaTTATTGTACATACAAGCactatatttctatatttctatATTCCCAAAGCGGTTAACTTCAAAAGAATATAACAATCAGTCGACTCGTCTTAAGGCCTTGTAACTATTAAGTATTCTAGATTGCTCGGTTAGAAAATTAATCAACGAGTTGATATTTATTGAAGCATGCCGCTTGCATAATTTCACAGTTATTCACTTTGATAGAAGGAATTATAAAGCGACCGCAATGAGCCATTGAAAATTCTTTTAACTTAGTAGTATAAAACCGTGACTATATCTAATCAACTATCAATTTAACTACACATAAGTACCATTTACTAACACACATCAGACTTTCTTCAATAAaggttatttaaatattttgttttacattttccaGCTCACCGCCGTCTACGCGTAAAATTATTTCCAACTTCAACAATCAGGCTGCCGGCAATGGATCCGCAACATCATCGCCCATTTCCAACAATAACTCATACAATTTGTCACCCAATTTCGGCAATAATAATAAGCAAACCAGTCGCAGTCCCACGCCTCAACGTAAGTTTCTTAATCACCACAATACTGCGAATGCAACAGATGGCGCTGTTGGAGAAAAACTTTTAACAGCAAATGGCACAAATGGTGCTGCAACATTGTCGCCTTCACCAAATTTAGCACGTCGTTCCATGTCGCCCAGCCCGCGCCGACTTATTGATATGCGTAAGAAGCAGAGCTCGTTGGATTCAAGTAACGGTAGTGGTCCCAAATCCTTGCCAATTTGCAGTGAAACCGTGGGCAATCATATACAATTTGATGGACTCAACTATACGGCTGGACAAACTGAGAATGCCGTTACGCAAGTGGGAACCGGCAACACGGATGCCAGCACAAATGGCACAAAcaataaattcgaaaatatcAGTGACAATGGCAGTGAAATCAGCGATGAGGGCTACCGTAGTCTGGGTGTGATACAATCAAATGCCCAAAAGCGTGAGTCACTGCACAGTCAGGCTTCGGTGGAGGACGCTGAAAGTAATGGTAAGATGAACCCCACACATATTACATGAACTTAACTTGAGTCTAATATTCGTTATTAATTACATTTCAGCGCGTCTTGATCAGACCTCCAGTGATTCACAACTATCACCAGTCGATGATTTGACCATATCTAACAAGGCAGTCGATATACTTGGCTCCGATTTTAACAGCACACCTATAGAGCTGAATATTGATGCTGGACCGCAGTCACTGCCAGCTGTACTCACCACACCGGCACAAAATTGTACGCAAATGAATTTGGCAGATAATTTCGAACGATCAGGAATCTTTATAACCGACGATGAAATCACTGTTGATGTGGCAAATGCCACGGGTTTGCGCAAAACTGGATTTTCCAACAAGATTTTCGGCGGCGATGATGTTACCGATAACAGTGTCGCAACGAGTAAGGAACCAAAAGATAATAATGTGGGTAAAAGTAGTAAAATACCACGCTCGCCAGTAGCGCCGCGCCGACGTAGTCTCGACAACAGCAATTGCAGCAGCGCCAGCATGCAGGACATTTCGACGCGTACCGGCCTGCCGGTATTCAACCGCAAACAGCCCGTTTACCGTTCCGTACGTCGTCCGGCCACCGAAATCAATAGGAATAGTGACAATGTATCCGCCGCAGCCGCGACGCGTAAATCAACAACACCGCCTGTGCGTGAGGTCACAAACACTTGGAGTGGACGCGCCGCAGCCGGCAAAAAGCGCCCGACACTCAATGCCGACACCTTCACTGCGCACAATGGTGCCGCAACACCCAGCAGCGGCAATGCCTTCGAACGTAACACACGCACACGCTCCTCTCAGATACTTTACGACAGCAATGGACGTCGCGTACGCGGTTGCACGGCCTCACTTACCACCTCGCCGGTAAAGAACTACAATACGTCACCATTGGCGCAACAACTACTCGAAGCGGCCAGCAGCGCCAAAAATGATgcacaaatttagaaaaaatgaaaGTATTACTCTCACGCTATTCCAGCAACAGCAATGCGCCCAATGGCAGCGTCACAAATGCCAGAACACCAGCTggcggcaacagcaacaataagaaGCCCGTCTACGAGGACTTCACATCAGCCTGGGTGCACAGCAATGGCAATCTGGAGCGTTCCAACAGTTGTTCGCCACCCACAAAAAGTCTCTCGAAACGCAGCTCGGCCGCCTCCTCCACAGAGAGCACACAATCGCGCGAGGTGGCTTCGGTCATTGTTTCGCCGCGACGCGATCGCGGTTTATCCAAAATTCCAGCACCGACACGACAACACACCGAGCTGTACTAACACACGATGCAAATGCCCGCCAGGCTGCGCATACAGCAGAGGGCAATAATGTTGCAGCAACGAAAAAGACAAGTGTAAGAAGTGTTTGGAGTAGTGCTGGTCGAGGAAGTACCCAATGCAGCCAAGCATTTTACCCGTTAACGTTAATTATGTATGTCTGTAGgtagttttataattttctaagctgtagtgtgaaattttaaaatggaaagtaatattttttttctggttATGGCAAccgaaaaaagtttaattataatttttatacgaaactaatttttatatgacattaattttattactgcacaatttcggtttttatttttgtttttttttttttttattcaaagctctTCTAACAACGGACAGTAAaggtaaatgtaatttttttatatgaattccGCTTTTGTTTGCGTGAATAAAACGCTTAGCCGTACTTCTATGTTATGTTTTATTAGCAATGCGTACGCCACGGCGTGTACTTATCGCGgagatttttgaagaaaaagctTTTCTCACGTCAGTGATGTGCAATTATGACAAGCAAAACActattaatatcaaaaaaagttaatttcaaaattttataaaaattaatgaaaatacttTCTTTTGTTGAAGCGTTCGCACTAATTgtacataccatatattgtactagtatattatataaaaatatataactgtcACAAATGcctaaaatataaacatatatgtatgtataccaaaaataatttacaaacacATGTTGAATACAGTATTTTCTTTAACTAAACCAGTCACAATTAGCATAAACCAACGGGATCTGCCACAGCGTAATTAATAGTTTTCCAGGAGCTTAGCACTGACAGCTTGAAACTGACAATTAACGgcaataatttgtaataaaaatgagaattattgtaaaaatgttCTATGCGGATTTCACAACAAATTCAAGGAGCAAAAAATAGAGGCTggcaaattaatttatatttaatttatattttaatttactttttacaaTAATAGAAGATTATAATAGAgacttaaatatgtatgaacatgcatatatgtacatatgtatgtatatattttttatttatttattttattgtttaatttcagttttttttattattactttttataatatttatttttcttttagttttttattatttatgtactttGTCTTCCTTATTCGAATAATAAATATGGTGTTTGTTGTGAATTCGCTTAAAGTGAGTGCATAGAACATGAAGTCGGCTATTTTAtaccgaaaaaaactaaaaaatactcgtaaacgcatacatatgtatataccatgtatacatatacatataagtatacagtggcataaaacaaaaatatatcacAAATAAGCACTTTTTCTGACCGCAAATGagattactaaaataaaatattaaaaattaaaatatataataataataactgcaTACAACATCGCTCATCCATTTAAATTCTAAATCATATTAAACACCAATTCCTTATACGTAgtaacaaaaaatgcaaataacatAAGAAAATCCAAAATATGTAACGTAACGTAAAGAAAACAATCCGGATCATGGTAACCTCAAAATTTACAaagcttttttaaattgtaGTCACATAAAGTTTAAGACTCTTAATCCAATTTATATAATGACAGCACAGTGAGTGCAATTTTAAAGCCAGTAGtgggcatacatacatacttatataaatgaatagattttaaataaaataaaaaatagttttctagAAGTTTTTACAACCAAATATAGAGGAAGCAAAAAGCAATTATTAAATGAATAATAAgtaatggtaaatatttttgtaaattcacACAGACACATGCGCAATTGCGAATcaatgaaatatgtatacatatatatgtatatgcataaaagTAACTGCAGGTATGTTTGTAGGTATGCTTATTAAGTGAAGTTGCtgaaaaagtttataatttttgctttgtCGTAAGGACTTTGCATGAATGCACGCGCCACAAAGTAACAATTAATGATTTATTGTGAATATGCTTAgtgaattaaatataaaaaaactcgaTATTGAGTAAATACGTCATAATAGCGGCATATACGAGAGGTATTTGTGTATTTGATGAAGTACtcgtaataatttatttttttttgtttaatacgcGTTTAAATAGTCTTAGTTgcaatatgtgtatatgcatttataggaaggattcgatttttttcaaacataattttcatttaaaggcctttaacaactaaaaaaatcataaacacttttgttaaaagttttttcagttggaaaaaaaatatttttataaacaaatacatacttacactttttgcgttgaaaaaaaatattttgatggaAACAAATTCCTacaattttagtgaaaattattGCAACTAAAATTTCGAGCACCGAAGATCGTCCTTTTTCCGAAGCGTATGTTTAAAAACACGAATAAAATAACTGTTAGTAtatactacacacatacattatatataatataaaattaattatatataacttaacaaatatgcttttgtaCTTCTGtctatgtaaatacatacatacatatgtatatgtgtgtaaacaCGTAAATCCAAAACATAATCACATTTATTGCAAGCGAAGTAAATTGGTGCTTTGTGCCGCGGACTTTTATCCAAAGGCATATCAACTATTTTATTGtactaaatgaaataaaatataatttataaattttttagttatcaAGACTCTAGCTATCTAGCTATACTATCCAgttaatatgtaaatgtaaaataaaaaaaaaaaattttgtcaaatccCAAACACATAACTTTCAGTAGCTCTAACTAAATGCGAGAACATACCTATAGCTCTCGCTGGTCTGCTATATTGCGCCcactaaaataatatataaatgctaaatatgcataattttttacaaaacatttattaaaacaatttttttttcactttttattactattattcttttttttatatttttattattattattttcttttctttttgatAAACTCGaagcatatttttgtttactatcgaataatatgtatattactttcactattatttgattttgagcGCAGACATGCTAAGCcgacattttaaatatttatagcagATATAAAAAATACCTAGCAATAATCTCACCACAAACATACAAGCTATGGGCAACACTGTAAAACTATCATAAACTTAAAAATGGattgtatataatttgtaaaaaaatattttttcttctcttcttAATCCATTTTTCTCAAATCCATAGAtttgtaattatgtatatgcatacatacatttactatacaaccCTGTATGTATGTCTGCCTTTGCATTAAACTATATTGAATTGTTAATAACAATtaagtttaaagaaaaatggaattaaaaattcaatttatactTAAGAACCTAGGGTATACGTACCAAAATATGGATGTACCAtgctaattatttaattttttgtttattattacatACAAATCTTTTCATGTTATTTAACTTTGTTTCGCATTAAGTAATAAGTGTACAATTATACAACTCCGTTATTACTTTCAATGTGTGTGTATATCAAAATCATATGAACTAATGTATTTTAAATGCatctaaaatttattaattgtgCATGCTGCATACCCGCCTGagtgtgtatgcatgtaggCGTTTACAATTGTTTCAATtcgttgaaattgaaattttaattgtacTATATAGTTTAAGCAAATTACACTGGTTGATACAttataacagtaaaaataaacataaataaataaaaaaaactataattaaaaacaaacaaaaaatcgttttattatgagaaagtgtttttataccctgtacaggACATGGTTAAGAATGGTTAAGTTTGCCAGAATTGAAGTGTACTTGCTCCTCCCGAGTTTCACAAACCACCTGAGCTTACCAAACCA contains:
- the LOC126758295 gene encoding LOW QUALITY PROTEIN: GAS2-like protein pickled eggs (The sequence of the model RefSeq protein was modified relative to this genomic sequence to represent the inferred CDS: inserted 1 base in 1 codon), giving the protein MAMLEARPYRPFKSSEEYLEAMKEDLAEWLSTLYPDLNINAENFMDRLDTGVALCKHANYVRQAAEDYLARRQARNKSMTRSMTSGSAGPILAMGNVHYLPAAKSGTFFSRDNVSNFITWCRKSLKIIECLLFETDDLIMRKNEKHVILCLLEVARRGAKFGMLAPMLVQMERQIDREIAADNKANGIGCGTQTDNADATGTQTEIGINTDNVATETDMFDSDSENEDDDDNSPMLMYGPQPQIITNDLKSLDEMVRDLVEKCTCPSQFPMVRVSEGKYRIGDTKVLIFVRILRSHVMVRVGGGWDTLAHYLDKHDPCRCKAQHRSSVAARLVPRTTNQTNGGIELHKAQVIYERSPPSTRKIISNFNNQAAGNGSATSSPISNNNSYNLSPNFGNNNKQTSRSPTPQRKFLNHHNTANATDGAVGEKLLTANGTNGAATLSPSPNLARRSMSPSPRRLIDMRKKQSSLDSSNGSGPKSLPICSETVGNHIQFDGLNYTAGQTENAVTQVGTGNTDASTNGTNNKFENISDNGSEISDEGYRSLGVIQSNAQKRESLHSQASVEDAESNARLDQTSSDSQLSPVDDLTISNKAVDILGSDFNSTPIELNIDAGPQSLPAVLTTPAQNCTQMNLADNFERSGIFITDDEITVDVANATGLRKTGFSNKIFGGDDVTDNSVATSKEPKDNNVGKSSKIPRSPVAPRRRSLDNSNCSSASMQDISTRTGLPVFNRKQPVYRSVRRPATEINRNSDNVSAAAATRKSTTPPVREVTNTWSGRAAAGKKRPTLNADTFTAHNGAATPSSGNAFERNTRTRSSQILYDSNGRRVRGCTASLTTSPVKNYNTSPLAQQLLEAASSAKNDAQXLEKMKVLLSRYSSNSNAPNGSVTNARTPAGGNSNNKKPVYEDFTSAWVHSNGNLERSNSCSPPTKSLSKRSSAASSTESTQSREVASVIVSPRRDRGLSKIPAPTRQHTELY